TGGAGTTAACTGCTGCATGATGGGTATTCAGCAGATGCGTCCTTGTTTAGAAAGACCACAGCTGATTGCGGAGGCTGTGGCTCAGTGACCTTTTCTGGTCTCATACTGAATATGAGTAGGATTTGTTGCTGATTTCAACATGGAGACCTCGTAGGACTTGTTAACCCGACAGAAGAGTGACTGACATTTGTCACCATCATGTGTCCGCATGGCATCAGGGAAGGCTATGAGCAGTTCTTTGAccggctgcagcagcacaacgTACCTGTATTCATCTTCTCCGCCGGCCTGGGCGACGTCCTGGAGGAAATCATCCGCCAAGCCGGAGTCTACCACCCCAACGTCAAGGTCGTCTCCAACTTCATGGACTTCGATGACAACGTGAGTCCCGCTGGCCGTTCAGTCTCTATAGACTGTAGAGATTAGATCATAACATTATGGCTCAACGTGCTGGTTTGTATCTGCTCCTCATCTCACAGGGCGTCCTGAGGGGTTTCAAGGGCGAGCTGATCCACGTGTACAACAAACATGACGGCGCCCTGCGCAACACGGAGTACTTCAAACAGCTGAAAGAGTACTGCAACATCATCCTGATGGGCGACTCGCTGGGGGACCTCAGCATGGCTGACGGAGTGCCCAACGTGGAGAACATCCTCAAGATCGGCTTCCTCAACGACAAGGTACAGccagcacacaaacatggaTCCCAGCACGCACTCCAAATGTCCTTAAACATTTAGTTTAAACTAAAGTCAGCGCAGTTACACAGTGATGAAGCCTTTTATGACCTGTAGAACTTACAGAGCAGACTTCCAGGGAGCTTTTGAGTCCTGACATGATGATCCTGTTTGGTGATCCACTGGACCTCCAAGCCGACGGCTGTTGTGGCCACGTGGAAACTCATGACCTGACTGTACAGCTGCTCTTGATGGTTTTCCTCTTGTCTCACTCTGCAGGTGGAAGAGCGACTGGACAAATATCTGGACTCTTATGACATCGTCCTGGTGAAGGACGAGACTCTGGAAGTGCCCAACGCCATCCTGCAGAAGGTCCTATAACTGCCTCCAGTCCACTCCTGTCCCCCCATCAGACCCTTCCTGCCACGGGCCTGTCACACTTCTGGCACCAACTGAAACCCTAGTCTCTGGTCCAGAGCTGGTCCACTTGCTCTGGATCCTGGATCccgtgccccccccccccacaaccctgtaaaaaccttttttaaagacattttacatcCTCTAAATGAACTGTTTTAAAAGTCCACACAGCAGCATCCTCCTGTCTCTGGTGTGTTTTGTCCATTTAAATTGCTTCTGATGTTGTTTTATGATAAAAGAATTTCCACAAGTAAGATAAAAAAACTCACCAGATTTCATTctgtaatttaataataataactttatttatttatatatatggcACAGAGGAAGTCCATTTGTGCCAATGTGATGGAAAAAAGTCCTTTAAATCATAATGAGTAACCCTCTCAGAATAATGACTTTGTATCTCAAAATGAAGTAattatcattttaattcattGCATTAAGATGCAAAGTCATTATTTGGACATTAGAATGACGTACCGGATCTCTTCTGGAGTTCATCACACTGGTGGAAGCGAACTTCCATATGCCATTGTTATTCAGAGGGTTATTTTTGCAATAGTAATATTTTTAAACCATCAGCCAGCTGCCCGTGATGAGGCCCAGGACGGGCACAGTGTTGTCTGTCCCAGCATGCCACAGgtagtgtgggtgtgtgagtcCACCTGCTCACGCTGTGAAACTGAGCCGTTTGTGTCAGACATAAAACTGCTTTACAGCCTTTTGGAAGCCATAGAAGTAGTTCAGTACATTAAAAGACCTTGGAAATGTAATTAGAAAGTAGAATTAaagtgtgcagcagcagtatgATGGGAATGATCAGAGGAAACGCACTTTAGGTTCTGGAGGATCGACCTGTACGTGAACAAGTCGTCATGACTTGTTCCTGCACAAAAAAAGTCACGTTTACACAACGTGCTCATCATATCAGCACGGACGAAAAAGACTTTGATGGCAAATGGCCTTTTGAATTTTTGAGCTTCTCTGCACAGCCGACTCAACAGTGGAGTGTTgtccctgctgctgtttaaGGTTAAATCGGCGTTAAGTGAGGATGACCTCTGACATAACTGGAGTTTAGTTCACTGTTTCAGTAACCGGAAGcagacaaactgctgccagTGGCTCAGTAAAAACCCAGCATGTTTAATGTCATCACGTTCTCATTCTGTGGTTGAAACTGAGCACTACCTCTGAAATATTCACCCGTTTGTTGTTGTGGGAGGTTCAAAACTAAAATGTCACCATCTCCGTTTGTCACCACATGTTGtgttgaatgtttgtgttttaaatgtgctgctCTCGCCTGCATGTTGCCTTTTCTTATGGATACGTTTAtgtcagaggaaacagagacttaaaaaatatatatcagtTAAACGGGGAATAAAtgtcatactgtatatgtggGCGTTGCATAGAAATGTTCTATTGTTTCACTGAATTTGGAGCGACCTCCAAAAGCATAGACcagtgtgttgtatttttataagcaggttgttttctctgttcttcGATGGTGTGATttgaaaatgcaataaaatgccATCTTGTGATTCACGACGGATCACAGACCGGACAGAAGTCTGGACTGATGAGACCTCCTAAATCTGGGTTTAGTGGTATTCAAAGGTGCAGTTTGTAGTGTACAACGTGTTGACATACTGAAGTACAAGATTAGTCCTTTTAATATTTGACAGTTGATGGCAAAGCTGTAAATGACTGAGAAAGGAGTACTTTGATTTATCAAGTGTTTCATTTACTACATTTACCAAAAACGCAGACAGACCCAGAAGGAGccattaataataacaacaacacatcaCCTGAGGTTTCTCATGTATTTTATGTCTGAATGTAAAATTACTCAGGCCATCAGTGTGATATTTCTGTCTGAAGGTTTCATGAAGGCCAACAGAACAAATTCCTCAGCATAGAAGGTAAAAGAAGCAGTAGCGGCTCAAAAAGGGTGTGAATTTGAACTGCTTTTACCATTATCCAAAGTAAATGTTGAGATGAtgatgtgtgcatgcatgcggCTGAAGGTGTTACATTAAGTTTGCATGGTTGAGATCATATAACATGAAGACTCTGGGAAAGTTGGTGTTTTGATTTGGCTGCAGTACTGAAAGCGTCCTGCAGGTGGTGCTACATGACAAGACAATCGTTTGAAGAAGTCTTGGGACAGTTACTGGAATGGATAGAGGAATGTGCTATGTGGCATCCTGCAGACATCTGACATGCGTGGCTCGTTGGTCTAGGGGTATGATTCTCGCTTAGGGTGCGAGAGGTcccgggttcaaatcccggaCGAGCCCTCTAACTTTTCGATTACATGGGAAAAACATGCAATTAATCATGCAAACTGCATCATGAGGTGGTTGTTGTTAAACAGCTTATGTTTAAATGCAGACAAAGTTCCTGAGCAATGAAACTGAGCATCACAGATCTTTACCTTTCctatcatgtttttattttatttgttttactctCATTACAGTTTAATATCTATTTGGTAATATTAGATACATGGCATCGTACCTCATGTAACTTATTTGGTATCATGcttttgtttcagctgcatttAATGAACCTCGGTAAATGTGCCAATGCTTTGCCATCCAGTTTAAGGTCATACAGTACAGTCTGGCCCATTCACTGCTGAGGCTACAGTCATTTTATGTGCTTATCATCTCCTTGACAAGATTAGATGATTTAGATTAAtcaaagttacatttttacatgaatTAATATCACAGATTTGGATTTAGCACATCATGCATATTCTGCAACTGTTCATTAAAAGTACTCCATACTATTCAGACAGTTTTGTCATGATAAGCCTGCAGTACCACAGTGGTCCTTTAGGTGGCGCCAAGTGAATAGAAGAACAACCTAAAAAATGTGGGACCGACGTGGCACCTTGGAAGTTCAGAAAGTGTTGGTTATGATCTGAAGGGACGTGGCTCGTTGGTCTAGGGGTATGATTCTCGCTTAGGGTGCGAGAGGTcccgggttcaaatcccggaCGAGCCCTAATGTTTTCCTCCAAGAGGTAGAACTCACAACTGTTACCTGCTTTAAGATAAggtaatcctttattagtctcataactgggaaattacagaattTACaagttttcacacattttttgtttaaatttgcaGAAATCTAAACATGGGCAAAGCTGGACTCAAAattcttgtttcattttgttgacatATTCGCGTCCCTGTTTTGACAGAGGGAATTCTGGATTGCATTTGGATTTGAATATTGCTGGTTCAGATTATGACAAGAAACCCATTTGGAGAAAATGGAAGTTAAAGACATGTATTAGGAGGTATGTATTCAACATGTCAACATAAAGGTTCGAgcatttttgacaaaaaatgttgaactggGATAAACTTTAAAATTATAGAAATCACTATGAAACTTCTCCCAGTTGATATAATaagatgattattttttgtaattcaCGTTTTCTGAAAGTAAATAGATTTGGAAGCCACTAGCTAATTAATTATGTACCAGTTTTCTTAAATTTCCAACCCAAATCTAAAGTAAAATAGATTTGGTTTGGAAATTTTTGGACCTTTGTTCCCACCAGTCTGATAGAAGATGTTAAGGATGCAAAATAAACCAAGATTTCAAACCGTGAAGAAGATAAACACCAACATGTCGGCACCTGCAGTGTACCTGAAACTGAACTTGTTTGCCTCCCGTCTCTCCTAACAGAAAACTGATCTAGTTGGAGACCACTGCTGCAGGTCGGTAGTTTTAATTTGCTGTCGTACAATAAAGTGCCTGTAGATGGCGCCATAAGCATAACTTTGGAGAAGAGCAGACGAATCAACGTGGCATACACTGTTCAGTAAAGGTTGAAATCCATTCTTACAGAAGTTTGTATGTGGCTCGTTGGTCTAGGGGTATGATTCTCGCTTAGGGTGCGAGAGGTcccgggttcaaatcccggaCGAGCCCTCAGATTTTTAAAGACAAAGTGAATTAAACtgcaaatcaacaaaacaaaattaacctTCAATCCAGACTGGAATCCATAATCTACTGAAGAAAACATAACAGTTCCCCGTCCTTTCTCATATAACGTTACCCTTGACGAGTGTTCTcttctgtttaattttaatatgTGCTATATATTATTAGATATTTGATATGAAACTTTAATTAgtttcatgcttttgttttagctacattaaatgtgtattttcccTCAGCAAATGCTCAAGTTTCTCCACACAGTTTTCTGTGGACACACTGCTGTCAATTTATCCGTTCACTTTTGTATCATGTTTACAAGTTGaataaaagtgtcatttttacaGATTTGATACCATAGATTTGAATTTAGCCAGTAGACGTCTATATAACATGcttaatcaaaacatttttgcaactgaaatttgaattttcaacaaaaaagtaGACTTTTGTTACTCACAGTACCAGCTCCAACTCACTAATTGAAAGGGGACAGCTGAAACCAGTGTTTTCCCAAAAAACTCATATTCCCAGCAGCCTACTTATTTCCGCTCCTGCGCACAACCGCCCGGTTTGTCCGCTGAGCGTCAGTGCCATGACAACGGGACGATGGCTGCAAGCAAGACGCTgagaaatgtgatgtttgtgtgagCTTGGAGTAACAAACCGTCGCCTTTCACTGACTGCTTCGTGTATGTGAAGGTAAGAAAACTCGAGAGCAGACGTGAATGAGTTTTGTCATCAGTGCAGAGGCTGTGAAAGCAGCAGCGGCACTGAGAGCTTGTATTCAGGTAACTTGGAGTGCTAGCTAATTAGCTGGCTAAGCTAAGTTAACTCAGCTCCGGCTTGACGTTAGCTGCAGGCTAACTTACCTTTGTAAGATGAGTCGATTTGTAACGGACTTGTTTGATTAATTCACTTCTCCTTTTTGTTGCTCTGTGACAAAGGAATTTCTTAGCACAGCACGAGTCCTCCTGGGTGTGAAACGGTAAACCCACAGGTGTCTGTTCATGTGCTATTAAAGTCCAGGAGACACACAAAGTTGAAGACCAACCGACGACAACAACTGAGCAAGCCGTATTGCGTCGTTCATTTCCTGGTCTCTTGAGTGTTGAACCGAGTCTATACTGTAATCGTCGAGAAGATGCCCGTTTGTCCGAACGTATATTGTGATATATCAGAAAATTGTGCGATGTATTTTTGGTAGTTTATGATAGAAACCAGGAGCTTGTGAGCAGTACCAGGTTGTTTGATGCAGCACTGCCTCCCATCACAGGGGACTGAACATGTGTCCCCTGGCCATCCCGTGTTTATTATCAAGCTGGTGGTTGGATAAAGAGAGCGAGGAGGACAAAGTCACTTGTCTTCACATTTTCTGCCAGATTCATGCTTGCAGACAACATAAGTTATTTAATTGTTAATTTaaacaggagaggagaagttgcccaaagtgcagctgaggaaaaataaatgaagcaggAAGCCAAGCAGAAGGTCACAGGATGATGCTATAAATCTGGCGTGTTAGAAAAGTTGCTGTAAGAATAAGTTAACATCAtggcttcctgtctctctcccttctgtCATTGGGAGAAGAACTAATACAGCCTCATGTAGTGATGCAATGAGCACTACTGAAGAAGTGaaagtttatttaatttgaaaagtgTTAAACGGTTGTAATTTTTCCTCAGAGACTCTGCATTCGTCCTTCCCAGCCTGTTTCCCCCAATGCCTTTTAGCTTTTGGTAGTAGAAGTTGTAATATTCCTTTAACACTGCTCAGGGATCCAGAGTACAGCAGATTCCTCCCGTGGATTAGCTGCCTGTTCCACCTGCTCAGCACTTAGCGAGTAGAAAAGCTGcttgcccccccccctcaaTGCTCAGGCTCAGAATCTGAGGGTCATGTGACTGGTATTCTGGTCTGCCATTGGCTACAGGTGTCAGTACTGCTGAGCACTGAGAGCCGGCGGACAGAGGGGACAGTGGTTCAAGTTGTCACCTTGCCAATGGTCAAACTGATTATCCAGTGTTTCTGAAGTGACCAGAAGGTTGGTGGTTTGATTCTCTGCCATCAGGATAAATCTGGCAATAGAAGTGAGAGAGTAAAACTTATCACCTTCTTCATTACGCACTGTTGTGGTACTGCAGAGCAGGGCACCTGACCGCCCATCTACTCTACTGCAGCTGCCtagtttattgtgtttttggattaaATTCCTCTTTACTGATACTGTGCATACTCTCACTTGTTGTGGGTTTGTTCACCTGGCAGTTCAAACAGACCAACGGGACAAATCTGCATAGGTCATACTCAACAGGAGAAGAGTCCTAAAActttcctccttctgtctttctctctctgtccaacCACAGGCAGCATGTCTCTGTTCAAGGCCCGTGACTGGTGGTCAGCCGCACTCGGCGAGGGCGAGGAGTTTGACCATGGATGCTTATGTGTCGGAGACGTGGACAACAGCGACACTGGACATGGTGAGTGTGCAGTGTAGGAACAGATGCACCGACCACCACACGACATACAGACTGCACGAAACTGCTCACGTGTGGACGTTGGTACACGTCCGTCTTATTACGCCACTTTTGATTATAGAGCTGGCTGTGTGGTTaagttacatttatttttaataattctgGAATAAAGATTAttgagtttttcttctttggccTCACAAAAGAAGACGTGGTATCAAACAGGAGTTCCTCTTGACAGACATGACAGAATAATGTCCCACCCTGTCTTGTAACATCCTGGATTGTCCTCCTCTGTTAACTTTTTAGACAAGGTGGTGGTGGGCAGCTACATGGGGATGCTGCGAGTTTTCTCCCCACATGCCAGTAAGACCAGCGAGGGAGTTTCAGCGGAAGCTCAGCTCCTGGAAGTCCAGCTTCAAAACGCCATCATCCAGGTGGAAGTGGGAAAGTTTGTCTCGTAAGTTGACCTCACTAACCGAGAGACCACAGAAGATAGATTTGTACTGCAGCCATGTTGGATTGAAGGTTGTTGTATTTTCCATCTTAATTAAGTTCTGTACATCATGTGACCTTTTATTTGATACCATGATTAAAAAGA
This sequence is a window from Scatophagus argus isolate fScaArg1 chromosome 9, fScaArg1.pri, whole genome shotgun sequence. Protein-coding genes within it:
- the nt5c3a gene encoding cytosolic 5'-nucleotidase 3 isoform X2, producing MPQFEKATVHMRDPERVEQIICGLIKGGASKLQIITDFDMTLSKFAINGKRCPTCHNIIDNCKLVTEECRQKLLQLKNKYYPIEIDPQLTMEEKYPFMVEWYFKSHSLLVEQRIERDKLSEVVRESDAALREGYEQFFDRLQQHNVPVFIFSAGLGDVLEEIIRQAGVYHPNVKVVSNFMDFDDNGVLRGFKGELIHVYNKHDGALRNTEYFKQLKEYCNIILMGDSLGDLSMADGVPNVENILKIGFLNDKVEERLDKYLDSYDIVLVKDETLEVPNAILQKVL